The genomic stretch TGAAAGCCTGTATAACCGATAACCATTTTCATAGGAGCGATGTCCAAATGATGTACGAACCATTCCCTAATATCCTTTTTAACATGCCATAATAGCTCATCGCTAATTCTTCTGTCCACAAATATTCCCGCGCCATGGGCACAACAAGAAGTGTCAATAGGACTAGCTCTTCCCTGCACTAAAGATTCTATCTCGAAAGAGCGTTTAGCGATATCTTCCTGGTTTATTGATTTTTTATTTAAAAGTGAGAGGCAGCCTATCAAAGCGGTAGTAACTGCGGCTGAAGAACCTAGCCCTGAACCCGATGGAATTTCTGATTGGGTTTCTATCTGGAGTGGGCCTCCCGTCCAAAAGCTATCGATGCAGGATTTCACATATGGATGCGCAGACGACAAGGGCACACCATTCATTAAATACTCAGGGTTCGGCCTGGCTCTGCAGCGAAGACGAATATTGATAGCAACAGCTATAGCAGGTTCTCCAAAGACCACGGCATGTTCTCCGAGCAATATCACTTTAGCCGGAGCCGAAGTTTGCACTAATGGAAACGTAGTTGACCTCATGGAAAATCAATCGAATTCCGCATAAACCACTGTCCCAAATTTCCTATCATAGAAGTTTATAATGTTTCAAAGCAGCTTCTATCACAGAATTAGGAGAACGATTACCTAATTCGCTTCTTGGTGTGTTCCAAAACTTCTGCTCAAAATCCGCCAATGCTGCGGCAAGATCTTCCTGAGTCTCGAAATTCGAACCTTTCTCTTCAAGGAATTCTTCTTGGAATGACCTTAGGAGGTCAACTTTGTATTTCTTGTTGACCAATGTGACAGCGAGATAGTCATCAAGATTATGGGCTAATGTTACTGCCAATTGTTCGGGCAGAATATCCATCATCATATCGAATATTGAATTGGAAAGAGTTAAGAAGAGCATCTCACGTTTATTGAGCTCAGGTGCCACCTGCTCATCGATAGCTGCGTTCAAAGATTCAAACCAAAGATCTCGAAGCGCATAAGACCTCTCTCCATTCTTTCCGAATAATTCCTCGGCAGCACTGATGCATCCACACTTCTCATCATGTTCATGGATTTCTTCTTTATTTTGACTGGATTTGCTATCTAGACGAATTTGAGCATTTTTTTCTGTTTCTTTTTTTCCTTTTTTCTTCGAGCTCGATGATGATTTTTGTGTCGCCATTTTTGCATCTCCTAATACTTTTCCTAGCATGAATGCGAAGGCTTACAACATATTTAAAGTGGCACAAAAATAGTAAGAATAGCGCCAAAGATGATAGCCGAAATTTTCCCAG from Methanomassiliicoccales archaeon encodes the following:
- the mvk gene encoding mevalonate kinase; this translates as MRSTTFPLVQTSAPAKVILLGEHAVVFGEPAIAVAINIRLRCRARPNPEYLMNGVPLSSAHPYVKSCIDSFWTGGPLQIETQSEIPSGSGLGSSAAVTTALIGCLSLLNKKSINQEDIAKRSFEIESLVQGRASPIDTSCCAHGAGIFVDRRISDELLWHVKKDIREWFVHHLDIAPMKMVIGYTGFQAPTGPLVAKVKRFVDRSTFAREVIQEIGAIVQEGKRCLKKGDQEGLGRLLTRNHKLLAILGVSHPMLDKLVYAALPYSYGAKLTGAGGGGSMIAITDNPLKVAEAIRIKGGVPFIVHTGVEGVRVEEA